The region AGAAGATCAGAACCGCCACCATCATAGAAATGAAGGCGACCAAAGCCCAAGAACAAACCCCGCTGCTGTTCTGGTTGAGAGAAAATAGTAATGCCAAACTGGTAAATGCCAGCAGTATCTGGGTTTTCTGTGGGGTTTAATGCAATCGTGAAGCGCTGACCAGGAGGCACAGGCTGCTCAAATTGAATCGTAACAGTACGGGTTTGCGGATCAGCAACTACGCTCTGGAGGGGTAGGCGAGCACCGGGGTTGCTGCGATCGCCAGCAAATACTTCACTTTGCTGCACATAAAACTTGATTGTATCCAGCCCGTCGTATTGGTTCAGAACCACCTTGGTCACAGGGTTTCGAGTGTTTGTGCCCACCTCTATGGTGAAGTAATAGGTCGCTGACCAAGCCCGAATTGAACTTTGGCTAGTCCAAGCATTGATCAATCGCGATGGTTTTGTAGCCTGAGCAAGCAACACTAACTGGCTGCACATTAACCAAGTGGCTGTAAGTGCGATCATTCCTAGCCCTATTAATCTTGTTCGTCTACCCATAACTGTCTCCCCTGGTAATATTAGCCTTCTCGATTCTAAAAGCTAGAACTCTAGGTAAACGAAGATCGTATCTACATAGGTGGAGCTTACAGTAATTGCCCTCAACGGTATGACTTGGAGTCAAGCCAGTAATCATCACGGTCATAGCCACAAAATTATCGATTTCGCCAATCTCTAGAAGGCACGAACTGCCTCCCGCAAGACGGATGATTGCAGATAAGGTTTGAGGGAGTCAGGTGTACCCAGATCAACTAAACTCCCTAAAATCTCCTCTAGGTATCGTTTCAAGCGTACAAAGGTGAACAATCCAACCGGATGGTCAAACTCTACTCACAGGATTAACATCGGGTACATCCCACTTACGCAAATAATCCCTCATCCCCCAGCCCCTTCTCCTTGCC is a window of Cyanobacteriota bacterium DNA encoding:
- a CDS encoding DUF2808 domain-containing protein is translated as MIALTATWLMCSQLVLLAQATKPSRLINAWTSQSSIRAWSATYYFTIEVGTNTRNPVTKVVLNQYDGLDTIKFYVQQSEVFAGDRSNPGARLPLQSVVADPQTRTVTIQFEQPVPPGQRFTIALNPTENPDTAGIYQFGITIFSQPEQQRGLFLGFGRLHFYDGGGSDLLLRWRR